In Vanessa cardui chromosome 8, ilVanCard2.1, whole genome shotgun sequence, the following are encoded in one genomic region:
- the LOC124531970 gene encoding uncharacterized protein LOC124531970, with the protein MKKKLFLFLLLCYLTKAEYNAKCSDNLQSGLTFEAMNDGVEGRYRVEWCTMADKNVTTWELVMRYDDTRPPSRCVKYSVDIPPGAVHSRFTERVHLNLNCTNICFSTYLDLIFNGTCYHIKTVLHRGTKSSSPHDSLHYVLNPYPKEHFTESIALVRALSKDEELIVHWYLGYVPAADYTMELCTEDFQWCVDIGGNCSTRGAARTEVRCELRAPPGCYSARLQQRAPWTAALALFRPQASAASRLCHRAAPPLPAAAPRATLWGLCAAAALAALALALLLRAHRARLAAALRLRVLHHWLDRSEAEAAKPINNNEAEERPRVVLLYARDCAALARVAGALGRVLREAGCAVLDLYAADAVRAAAPAPADWLQRQLAADGARVVLLQSPAAAAAAAAPARARVAAPHSADALLALALRRLAETGHAGLPYRKYFVAQVAGLEAEVLPHLTRLRRYVLPAGAELLLRDVCGGAGGAAGGAGGAEALSELSAAAAELAQFVREHPDYMSELFQVC; encoded by the exons ATGAAGAAaaagttgtttttgtttttacttcTCTGTTATTTAACTAAGGCTGAGTACAATGCCAAGTGTAGTGATAATTTACAAAGTGGATTAACTTTCGAAGCTATGAACGATGGTGTGGAGGGAAGATACAGGGTGGAGTGGTGTACGATGGCTGATAAAAATGTTACCACCTGGGAGCTCGTTATGCGATACGATGACACTCGGCCTCCCAGTCGTTGCGTGAAGTACAGTGTTGACATCCCACCTGGAGCAGTACACTCTCGTTTTACTGAGAGAGTGCATCTCAATTTAAATTGTACTAAT atcTGTTTCTCCACATACCTGGATTTAATATTCAATGGTACATGCTATCACATCAAGACGGTGCTCCACCGAGGGACCAAGAGCTCCAGTCCTCATGACTCTTTACACTATGTTTTAAACCCATATCCCAAAGAACATTTCACTGAGAGCATAGCTCTGGTTAGGGCATTGAGTAAGGA TGAGGAGCTCATTGTGCACTGGTACCTGGGCTATGTGCCGGCCGCTGATTACACAATGGAGCTTTGCACAGAAGACTTCCAG TGGTGCGTCGACATCGGCGGCAACTGCAGCACGCGCGGCGCCGCGCGCACCGAGGTGCGCTGCGAGCTGCGCGCGCCGCCCGGCTGCTACAGCGCGCGCCTGCAGCAGCGCGCGCCCTGGACCGCCGCGCTCGCGCTCTTCCGCCCGCAGGCCAGCGCCGCCTCGCGCCTGTGCCACCGCGCCGCGCCCCCGCTGCCCGCCGCCGCCCCGCGCGCCACGCTCTGGGGCCTctgcgccgccgccgcgctcgCCGCGCTGGCGCTGGCGCTGCTGCTGCGCGCGCACCGCGCCCGCCTCGCCGCCGCGCTGCGCCTGCGCGTGCTGCACCACTGGCTCGACAG GTCGGAGGCGGAGGCAGCCAAGCCCATCAACAACAACGAGGCGGAGGAGCGGCCGCGCGTGGTGCTGCTGTACGCGCGCGACTGCGCGGCGCTGGCGCGCGTGGCGGGCGCGCTGGGCCGCGTGCTGCGCGAGGCGGGCTGCGCCGTGCTGGACCTGTACGCGGCCGACGCCGTGCGCGCCGcggcgcccgcgcccgccgacTGGCTGCAGCGCCAACTGGCGGCCGACGGCGCGCGCGTGGTGCTGCTGCAgtcgcccgccgccgccgccgccgccgccgcgccggcGCGCGCGCGCGTGGCGGCGCCGCACTCGGCCGACGCGCTGCTGGCGCTGGCGCTGCGCCGCCTGGCCGAGACGGGCCACGCGGGCCTGCCCTACCGGAAGTACTTCGTGGCGCA GGTGGCGGGGCTGGAGGCGGAGGTGCTGCCGCACCTGACGCGGCTGCGGCGCTACGTGCTGCCGGCGGGCGCGGAGCTGCTGCTGCGCGACGTGTGcggcggcgcggggggcgcggcggGCGGTGCGGGCGGGGCGGAGGCGCTGTCGGAGCtgtcggcggcggcggcggagCTGGCGCAGTTCGTGCGCGAGCACCCGGACTACATGTCGGAGCTGTTCCAAGTCTGCTGA
- the LOC124531806 gene encoding transmembrane protein 147, whose translation MTLYHFGNCLALVYAPYHMAYKFSGISEYATFSKCVYAGGLYIFTQLCKMLLLATFFPDSDNIQGGEYDIFLEILKATVDLADLLGLYFALNSIPGKGHAKILTAAIGWASAEVLVTRSILLWVGARGSEFDWRYVRSCAESNVALLQHASTAALVWLWTRSDLPRKHFPIVVTLLAISPYKSLIEEAIGSIFSLSAWALLGLRTVHATAIGLTALAMYAVLAQQIGI comes from the exons ATGACTTTATATCACTTCGGTAATTGCTTAGCGTTAGTTTACGCTCCATATCATATGGCGTATAAATTTTCGGGAAT ATCTGAATACGCAACATTTTCGAAATGCGTGTATGCTGGAGGACTGTATATTTTCACACAGCTTTGTAAAATGTTGCTGCTAGCAACTTTTTTCCCCGATTCAGATAACATTCAAGGCGGtgaatatgatatatttctt GAAATTCTCAAAGCAACAGTGGATCTTGCTGATCTTCTTGGTTTATATTTTGCTCTGAATTCAATACCGGGCAAAGGACATGCAAAGATCTTAACAGCAGCTATAGGTTGGGCCAGTGCTGAG GTCCTGGTGACCCGCAGTATTCTTCTCTGGGTTGGTGCAAGAGGTTCAGAGTTTGACTGGCGATATGTGCGCTCTTGTGCTGAGTCCAATGTAGCATTATTACAGCATGCCTCTACTGCTGCTCTTGTTTGGCTCTGGACCCGCAGTGACCTACCTCGAAAACATTTCCCCATAGTTGTTACACTTTTAGCTATATCTCCGTACAAAAGTCTGATAGAAGAAGCCATTGGCAGTATTTTTTCTCTCAGTGCTTGGGCTTTATTAGGCCTTCGTACAGTACACGCCACTGCAATTGGTCTCACTGCTTTAGCTATGTATGCAGTCTTAGCTCAACAAATTGGAATATAA